The Aquicella siphonis genome contains the following window.
TTACCGCCTAATTTTGTGCCGGTGATGAGTTCATCATCGGTCGGTGCAACGGCTTCCATGAAAACATGAGGCGCGGAACCATGTTGTTCGACTTTTTTTCCGATCAGCCGTATGGACAAATCCGTTATTAGCCGGGCTTCATCCTGAGTCAGCAAACCTCTTGTGATGGCGTCGTTTCCAATGTACGGATCATCAAGCAATAGCAATCGAAAAGTGTCGGTGCTGATTCTCGCGAAATCAGTAAGCGATAAACCATATTTAGACTTGAATTCGGCAGCGAATTGTTTGGCGACGGATGATTTTCCGGTCGCGATTCCGCCCGCCATGACTTGAGTCAGACGGTGATGCGCCGGGAATTGAGGTAACAGCAGGATTTGTTGACGGTCTTCGCCATGCGGATCCAACGCGGTCAAATGCTGAATTAATAATTCCTGATGTATGGTTTCTGTAATGATTTTTTGTATGGTTTCTTCGTAGATATTACGGAGAAAATCATCCATGACAATTTTGGTTGCCAGATGCTTAATGATGTGGGCATCGTATCCCTTGCTGGCGAGACGCTGCATAATGATGTTTCTGACACCCAGATAATGCTGCGCCCTTGGGTCATCGGAAAATTCAGTGCGTTGGTGCCGGTGAGCCAGGTCATGAACAAGTGCTTCGTTTTCTTCAGCGAGCTCTAGAAACAGTTTATGATTTTGAGCGATGTTAGGCTGTATCAATTTATACAGTTTCTTGCAGGTATTGAGATAATCGGCATCATCTTCGGTCTTGATTTCTGTTGCGACCATTGCGCCAAGATATTGCAAGCCCATTCGTTCTGGTTTGAATACAACAAGATCTTTAGCCGCACGGTTTTGCTGTTCGGGGTTTTTTCCTCCAATTGCACGATAGATAGCGCGGACTTCACGCAGACACCGCGTGATATACTGCGGATTGGCGAGGGTAAATTGAAGGTCTGATGGTAATTTGAAGTTATCATCTTCCAGTATGTCGCTGATACGAAAAGGCGAAGTTGTATGATGCCAGGCGTGTACAGAATAATGGCGTTTTGCCATAAAAAATGGCGACGATAAAACGCTTGAGCTGCCGGGGCGGCGGGTTGAAACACGAGGTTTGGCTGGCGGTTGCTCCGGGGGCGTAGATTTTCGCTCAGGTTCGGGTGCGCTGCTGACAGTGACGACATTCCATCCGGGTACGGCTACAGAAGTAAACCCGGGTAAATCCAGTGGCCTTGGCATTTGGATGCGGGGATCCGCGACGCGGGGCTTGCTCTTGCGGGCAGGTTTCGGTGCGCTGGCAGGTTTTGCTGGGGGCAAAGGATTAATTGGTTTTATGGCAGGGGCAGGATGCGAAGGATTTGCCCGCGTCCTTACGCTTCCAATAAGGGAGATAAACCGATTGCGCATGCACGTGCCTCGTTTTGCCTTAAATGTCTGTATTAATTTTGGGCAAAATGATAAATCATGAAGCTTAAGAGAGCCTTAAATAAATGGATATGCCATTGAGATTGTTGGGCCATGTGGAATAATGGGCATCATGAATGTACAGGCGAATATATAATACAATGAATAATTGAATATTTTAAAATGACAGGGTGTATATGTCCCCACGCATAGTTGAACTCATCCCCTATCAGCAAGCCTGGTCTTCTCTTTATCTGACTGAGTCAGGGCTGTTACGCCAGACTTTGAGCTCGAGGCTGCGATCTGTTTATCACATAGGAAGCACTGCCATTCCTGGAATGGCCGCGAAACCAGTGATAGATATCCTCGTGGAATATGCGTGTCTGGATGATATGCATGCGATTGAACAAGCCTTGGCCGCCCTGGGCTATGATTGTCTGAGGAAAAATATAGTACCGCATACGAGTTTTTTTACTTCGAAACAGAATGAGGCTGTCCGCTATCATTTGCATCTGTTTCCTGAAGGTGATCCGCAAGTAAAACGACATGTCGCGTTTCGCGATTATCTTATCCGGCACCCGCAAGAGTATGACCGGTATCAGCGATTAAAACAGCAATTGGCGGCCCGCTACCGTGACAATATTCATGAGTATGTCAAAAACAAGAGCCAGACCATTCAAGATATAGACAGCAAGGCAAAGCGCTGGATAGAGCAGCGAATCCGATTTTTACCGCCTGACCCCCGGGCTCTAATCAAAGAATGGACGCAAGATAAAATACTCCTGGCGATGGAAGCAAATCTAAATGTGCATATGACACATTTTTCTCAATACATGAAAACAGTGCAATTGATACGCGTCCCGGATTTTACCATCGTCAATTCCGGGTTGCAGGATGATACATTTAATTATGTCGTGCGGGCGGATTTCAGCGCGCGGGATGCATGCAGTAAAATCAGGGAAGTAAATTCGTATTTTGACCATGGCAGTTTGCCATTTACCTGGTGGGTTAGTCCCCATGATCAGCCGCGCGATTTGGCATGTTATCTGGAGCGATCGGGATATCAGAATACCGAAAATAATCCGGCCATGTGGCTGGATCTTGAATCCTGGCATGGTGACCTCAGCGGACAACGGCTGCGGCCGCCGGCCGAATTATCGATTGTCCGGGCCCTGGATCAACAGACATTACTGGATTTTGCCCGCGTACTGAATGCTTCCCCGTCAGCTTTTGATCAATATTATATCTGGCTAGCGGAAGTGATTTCTGCAGAGGATCCGATTGAATATTATGTGGGATATGTTGACAATAAACCCGTTGTGCGCGGCCTGGCTTGTTATTATGCTGGCGTTGCCGGATTATATTGGCTGTCTGTGCCGGTTGCATACCGAAGAAGGGGCTACGGGACTGCCATGCAGCAGTTTCGCTTGATGCGAGCCAAGGAAATGGGATATCGAATGGCCGTGCTGCAAGCGTCGCAGGAAGGGTTTCCCTTATATAAACGTCTCGGGTATAAAGAATGCGGTTTATTCAGAGAATACAAGTTGAAATGAAGCAGTAAGGTTGACATGCATATACATTATATTATCCATGCTCCATTTGAAAAATTGGGGACGATTGAAAGCTGGATAAACAAAAACCAATTTTCCGTGTCCGGCACCCATGTTTATCGTGGTGAAGACTTGCCTGCTGTTGAGGATTTTGACTTCCTTATTATCATGGGCGGGCCGCAAAGCGCCCTGATGCTGGAAAAATTTCCTTACCTGCAAGCCGAGGTCGATCTTATCCAGTCAGCAATTGCTGCAAACAAGGCTATTCTGGGGATTTGTCTGGGTGCCCAATTGCTTGGAATTGCATTGGGCGCGAAGGCTGAGCCCAGCCCGCATCGGGAAATCGGAGTCTATCCTGTTGAGGCCACTCCGGAAGCGTCATCGGATCCATTATTCAAGCAATTTCCTGGGCAGTTTGATGTTATGCACTGGCATAGTGACATGCCCGGGCTGCCGGATAAGGCTGTCTTGCTGGCAAAAAGTGCCGGCTGTCCTAGACAGGCTTTCCGTTATGGTGACAGGGTTTATGGATTTCAGTTTCACCTGGAGTTGACACCCGAAAACATCAAGGAAATGGTGAGGCATTGTCAGAACGAGTTATCTCCCGGCAAGTATGTTCAAAAGAGTGAAGAGTTGATACGCAGCGACTTATCCGGCATTAATCTGAAAATGCATAAGGCTCTGGATCATCTCGCGGATTGTATGCAAGCAGGCAAATCAGTTCGATAAGAAGTCTGCCTCATAAATGTGATTCGGGTAAAAATGCAATTATCTGGAAAAAAAGAAGAGAGTATCGATATGAGAAAAATGATCAAGACAATATCCACTATCCTGTTATCGACGATATCATTTGGAGTGATGGCTGAAAATGCGCCTGATCAGCCTGATGAATGGGTGCAAAAAACCATTACCTCTTTCATGTCCAGGAATCATATTCCAGGTGTCGCGGTGGAATTATATACTGACGGCAAATTGAATGAATATTATTTTGGCTATGCTGATCGTGATAAAAAAGAACCTGTTACCCGAAAAACCATTTTCGAAATAGGATCGGTTTCCAAAATCATGGCCAGCCTGCTGCTGGCCCAGGAAGTGGATTGGGCTAAAATGAGTTTTAACGATCCTGTTACAAAATATATTAAGGATTTGCCGGAAAGTTATAAAAAAATCAAATTACAAGACTTGGCGACTCACACATCGGGGTTGCCATTCGATCTGCCTGCAGCAGTCAGCACCCCGGATGAACTGAAGCAATATCTGGATACCTATACGCCTGATTCGGATCCCGGTGAGGAATGGATTTATTCCAATGTTGGTATCGGACTGCTGGGCAATGCGCTTGAAAAGTCTACGGAACGAGATTTCGATGATCTATATCGCCGTCATATCCTGAATCCGTTGAAAATGGTAACCGGTATTTCCGTTCCCAAAACACTGGCGAAGTACTATGCAACAGGTTATGACAAAAATGGCGATGCCGCTCCTCATATGACAGCCGGATTGTTTCCCGCTGCTGCGGCAGTCAAAGCTTCCGCAGCGGATATGCAGCGGTTTCTCAGCGCGGCAATCGGGTTGCCAGGCACACCGCCGCGTGTCTTTTATCCCATGCGCATGACGCAATCTGTGTATGTGAAAATGGGCGGTGATTATCAGGGATTAGGGTGGCAGATTCACAAAATTGAAGATGAAGACGTTGCAGGTCTGCTTAAAGTATCTGACGCCAAAGATTTTGGCCCCATAGACGTACAGGAAATTTATAGCAGACCGCCTTATAATGGCGACGCACTGATTGACAAGACCGGCGCAACAAACGGTTTTCGCGCTTATATCGCTGTGATACCTAACAAAAAATCGGGTATTGTCATCTTGACTAACAAATATGTTCCCAACAGCGCGATTGTAAAAACTGCCAGGGAAATATTGTTCAAGTCAACCAAATTGATGTCATAAATGTGCCTGAATGGGTAATATTACGCTTTTACTCTCAACCAGGAGAGAAAAGTGGGATTTCAGGATTCAATATTTGGAAAGCAGTATCTCTGCTTTCTAATCAAAGGAGAAGCGCATGCCCTGGGCGCATTTGCGTGAAGTTATAAAAAAATATATTTCAGCGTATAACCATTTTGATATCGATGGAATGATGGAATGTTTCGCTGATGAATGTGTTTTCGCGGCTATTTCCGGCGGCAGTTGTTCGATATCTTGTCAAGGCAAATCACAAGTTCGCGAATTGGCGGCACAAAGTGCCATGTATTTTCTCGATCGCAAGCAGCAGGTTAAGAACTGGATTTTAAGTGATAATCAGGCAGCCATAGAAATACAATATCGGGCAACGCTGAAAAAAGACTTGCCCAACGGCCTAAAAGCCGGGGAAGAATTGAATTTGCTGGGTGTGTCCGTTTTCCGCTTCGAGAACGACAAGATTATTGAACTCAGGGATTATAATTGACGTCTTCGTCATGAAAAATCTGAACATACAATCCAATAACCTATGGCTGCTGACTTTGAGTTATTCCACCATCATCGTCATCGCCAATTGGTTTGATGCCCGCCTGATTAAAATTGTGAACTTGGTTACAGATGCCGGGACGCTCATTTTCCCGCTGACATTTTTATTATCCGATTTGATTACGGAGGTTTACGGATATAAATATGCCCGACGGGCAATCTGGTGCGGATTTCTGTTTAATGGCTTATTCATTGTGTATGGGCAGATTGTGATTCATTTGCCGGGCCCTGATTATCCAAATAACAATGCGCTATTCGATGCGGTAATGACCATGAATACGAGAGTATTACTGGCTTCCGCAATCAGTTACATATGCGCTGAACCTTTAAATTCCATCATCATGGCAAAACTCAAACTGCGCTGGCAGGGGCGCGCCATGGGGGCAAGATTCATTGCATCTACGGTGGCTGCTTCCGGATTGGATAGTTGGATATTTGGAATAATCGCATTTTACGGCATGATTCAGATCGAACATCTGCTCTCCCTGATCCTGACAATGTGGCTGATTAAGGTGATGGTGGAAATCACGGGGCTGCCAATATCCGTGTCTCTTGCTGCCGCGCTCAAGCGCGTGGAAAAGCTGGATGTTTATGATTTACATACGAAATTTGGCATCTTCAGCCTGGATACACACTACACGTCCGGCGAAAATCGCTATCTTAAAGCGCCAGGGAAAACGGATTGAACCGGGTTCCTACATCGTAATAATCAACATTGTCTTTACGTTTCAGATAATTTGCCATTTTGTAAGTCAGCGGAATGGCGCAGGCTTCATATATGACTTTAGCGAGATACATGGTGAAAATAATATCCCAGACAGCCGAATAAGGTATAAGAGAAAAAAAGGCGATGTGGGTAAAGAGAATGGTGTCAATTCCCACACCTACAGATGTGCTGGCCAGCGCGCGCAGCCATAAATGTCTTCCTGACATCAGAATTTTTAATTTGGCCAGTAAGATGGAGTTGGAGAATTCACCAAAAAAATAAGCGACTGTTGAAGCAATAAAAATCCGTGGTGTTGCCTGGTATATAAGTGCGTAAGCTGCCTGATCGTGCCAATCGGGAGAGGGTGGAAGATAGGTGGTTAGCCAGGCTCCCAGCAAGACGATCAAATTGGCAAAAAGCGCAGACCAGATGATGCGTCTGCTGATTTTGAAACCATAAACTTCAGTCAGGATGTCATCAAATAGGTAAGTAACCGGAAAAAAAACCAGGCCGGCCGGGAAGGTAAAATGACCCACGCTGACCAGTTTGAATGCCGCCAGATTTGATAGGATCAGAAAGGCTGTGAAAAGTGTTCCCACCAGGATAACACTGTCCTTGACGGCTGGTTTGATATGGTGCAGGCGTGTCAGAAGTTCGATATCCTGAGTCTGTTCAGCTGCATGTAGAGCGGCGATGCGTGAGGCGTCTGCTGGGGAAAACAAGCGCAGCCAGTCAGGGTGATAAAGTTCTCTGACGGGCAATTCGGTGATCATGCCCTCTTTTACTGCCTGAATTCTTGCTGTTATCACGCCTGCGTGAAATGAATCCGGATTGCAACTGATGAAGCGGTACTGGTTCACGAGAGCCACTCATTTATTAAAATGAGCGCATTCTAAACAATTTCTAACCGCGCGTCACGTGCAAGCTCTGGGTGCGGGGATATCAACGACTGAATACCCGGTCACTTTGCTATTTTTCCATCCTGGTGGTAATTTAGCACCCTCTGGTAATCACACTCTTAATACCGGTAAATAAATTGATCACGGGGATATCACACATGGCCATCAGCTGTAAGCCTACCGACTATCATGAGCAAGCCGGTTATTTTTCCCGGTTGCCCGAATATTCCATTGAGTGCGGGACGGATTATCTCGCCGTGAAGGATGCGCCTGCGCTAATTGGCAACTCGGGCCCGGTAAAAACAATACTGGATTTGGGCTGCGGGACCGGTCTTGCGACAAGATATCTTAAACGCCATTTTCCAGATGCGGTCGTTATCGGCGCTGACATAAACCAGTCCATGCTGATGCAGGCTAAGTCTTCCGATCCGCAGGGTATATATCTGCATCTGCATCAATCGGGCGGTGTGGTCCATTATTCAATCCTGCCCGATACATTTGATGTTGTTGTTTGTTCGTTTGTATTTCATGAAAATCAGAAATTGAACGACCTTGAACATTTTCTTCAAAGTGTTTCGTCATTATTGCGTACAAATGGATTACTTCTTGCCTGGGATACTTACAGGAACTTGTTGAAGGGCTCCTGGGTGAGTGTGGAAACTCTGTATCCGCAGGCTGGCGAGATACAAGATGGTGAACGTTATTCTGTCAGGCTGTTACCAGCGGGCGCGGTTGTTTCCGGAAGCTATTGGTCTCCTGAAACTGTACAACAGATCGTGTTGAATCAGTGTTTTCAAAAGACCAGCGTACATTTCCCCGTGATGGAAAAGGGTACCGGACTGGCTTGGAAAGATGAAACCATCATGGCGCCTTACTATGTTCTTGAGGCGTACAAATAACCAGGCTGACCCGGAGCGTGACATATTTCCTGTCTGTCATTAGACGAGTGCGCTTTTTCCCTCTTCAACCGCAGCCGGCGGTTTTTTAATCGTGAGAAGCCAGGCTCATGTTTTTTCCTGTCGTCATCAATTGCGCCAGATCGACGTGATTTAACAGCCATTGCACGCGTATGAATACAATGACCGCGCCGCTTGCGATTCCCAGAGTCAGACCCCACCAAATACCTTTTCCTGAAAAATGCCATACCATCCCGAACAGATAAGCCAGGCTGAGTCCTATGATCCAGAAAGATACCAGGGACGCATACATGGGGAATTTTGTGTCCTTTAAACCGCGCAACGCGCCGAAACCAATGATTCGAAAGTTATCGAACAGCATGAGTATCCCGCCAATGCCTAACAACATGGCGCTGTCGCGCAGCAGCAAGGCGTTTGCGGGATTTTTGATATCCATATCCAGGCTCAGAAAGAAATAAGGAAAACAGTTCAGCGCCAATGCTACCAGGGCGATGCAGATAAAATTTAAAACCATGCCTACATAAATGGCAAGGCGTATGCCGGTCAAATTTTGTCTGCCAACACTATGGCCTACCCTGACTGTGACAGCCTGAGACATGGCGAAAACGATAGTGATCGCAAAACCCAAATACTGCATAACGATTTGATGCGCAGCGAGCATGGTGGTGCCGAATCGCGCAATCCAGAAGGTGGCGAATGTGAACGTGCTGACTTCAATGACATGCATGCAGCCCATGGGCAGGCCAATGCGAATCAATTCCATGATCCGGGTCAGATCAATGCGGCAACATCCCTGAAGAATGCCGAAGGATTGATAGTATCTGGACTTGACGAGATAGCAAGTCAGCAGCACAGCCACGGTGGAATAGGTTGTTGCGAATCCATAACCTATGCCCGCCACTCCGCATGCGGGCAAACCTAGCTTGCCGAATATGAGAAGATAGATGAGGGGTATTTCTATAGGTACAACAAGCAGGCTGATTCTCAGTACCAGTTTTGCCTGATTGACACCCGCGAGAAATTGTTCGCAAACGATAAGAGTGATCAGGCCTGGAATTGTCCAGATCAAAGAATGCATGTATTGTACTGCCAGCGCCAGCACAGCGGGGGGTTGTGAAGTGTATCGCAGGATGATAGGCATGCCCAGCATAAGAATGATCATGACTGCCGCAAGCAGAACGCCCAGAATGAATGCTTGCCCCATAATATCACTGATGGCCCGGTAATTTTTCGCGCCAAACTGGTGAGAAACGAGGACGCTGATGGAATTTAAAATACCAAAAAACAACACTGTCAGTGTCATCCAGATCATGGAGACAAGAACGCTGGCAGCCAAGGCATCCTGACCCAGATGCGCAACCATGGCGGTGCCAATGAAACCGCTGCAGGCATAGATCAACTGGGAGGCAATTAAGGGAATGCTGAGAGAGAAGGTTTCCCGTATCTCACTCCTGACTGAGTGAAGAAAATTGTCGTGAGGCATAAATATACAACTCGCTTGTGATTAAAGTGATGACAAAGCTATAGGATCAAGCTTTTAAGGATGAAACTTAGCGGCGTTGTATGTTCTTCATGGCAATATGCCTCAATGTAGGGCATTCATTATACCCGAATATGGCTTGTTGACAAATGTAAATTCGGTTTTTTTAAAAAATGACGGATACCTATCCTGCAAGAAAGACAGGCATTTCTTGCGGACCTGGTCAGGCGTAACGATATGGAAAGTGATAACTCAATAAAAATATGAGAAAATAGCCAGATTAGGTCCGTGTGAGAGAGGGAGAAAATAAATTCATGCATTACATAGACCACTTCGGCGAGAAGTCATCAGATTATCTGCAGTTTAGGCCAGATTACCCGCAAGCACTATACCAGTATCTTGCCGGGCTGGTCAGCAAGCATGATCTGGCGTGGGACTGTGGAACCGGAAATGGTCAGGCTGCTTCCAGGCTGGCGGATTATTTCAAGCAAGTTATTGGCAGCGATATCAACCAGGCTCAGCTGGATATCGCCATAAAAAAGGAAAATGTTAACTATTTCTGTTGGCCTTCGGAAAAAACCGATCTACAGAATGCATCGGTGGATTTGATTACCGTCGCGCAGGCATTGCATTGGTTTGATCTCGACAGTTTTTATCAGGAAGTCAAACGGGTGGCAAAATATACCGGCATTGTCGCTGCGTGGTGCTACTCCCTGGGATTCATCCATCCGGATGTGGATATTTTCATCAAGAGACTTTATTCGGATGTATTGGGGGCGAATTACTGGCCCAAACAGAGAGAATATATTGATAATGAGTACCAAACCATTCCTTTTCCCTTCAAAAGAATCGAATCGCCCGCATATCATATAGAAAAATCGATGAATTTCACGCAACTGATTGGCTATCTCAATACCTGGTCCGCTGTGAAGGAGTATCAGCAGCTGAACCAGGAAAATCCCATTAATCTTATTTTTGCTGATTTACAAATGGCATGGGGAGACCCGACGGCGGAACGGGTAATGACCTGGCCGATTCATTTATTGGTGGGTCATGTCTTTTGATCCGGTGCGTTTTCTTCACGCTGACACTCCGGTATTAAAACTGCGCTGGGAGCGGCTTACTGCTCACTATGATCTGAATGCCGCCGAGGCAGGGAAATTAATACAAGGCTATGTGCCCGACCCGATTGAGCAGATCATTTTGCTGTCAGAAGGCTGTGCCAACAGTAATTTTAAAATTACTTTCAAATCAAATCACCCTCCATTAGTGTTGCGGCTTTATCTTAGAGACAAGTCCGGATTAATAAATGAACTCAATATCTATCAATTTATTAACAGCCGCATTCCGATGGCAGAAATGTATTACCATGACGGCCGCTGCGAAATCTTTCCCTATCCTTATGCCGTATTTGAATGGGTTGAGGGTGCTCTGATGCGGGAGGTTATTATGCGAGGCGACCAACAGGCAATTCAGGAATGCGCGTATGACGCAGGAAAAATCGTGTCACAACTGCGAATGATGAAGTTTGATCAGGGCGGTTTTTTTCAGGAGGATTTCTCTGTCAGGCCATTTGGTGTGGAGGAACAATATATTCCCTACGTTCAAGCCTTATTGGACTCTTCCGATGTGCGCCGAGGATTAGACAGTGAACTTTTATCCCGAGTCATAGCCTTCATTGAAGAAAACAAGGGTCATCTGCCTGATCATCAACCCGCGAATTTGACGCATGCGGATTATGATCCGGCCAATCTGTTGGTCAAACAAGACAAGGGAAAATGGAAAGTAAGCGCGGTCCTGGATTGGGAGTTTGCTCTTGCGAGCACTTACCTGTTGGACGTGGGTTTATTCTTGCGTTACAGCAAGCGTTTGCCGGGTTACTATGAGACAAGTTTTATACAGGGTGTAGAATGCAATGGCAGTAAGCTGCCGCCAGACTGGAAAATTGGCGCAAGGCTTATGGACTTACTTTGCTTGCTGCAGCTGCTTTATTATAATCCCCCTCAGAAACGGCCTTATCTTAACGCAGATGTGGTCAGTTTAATAAAAGCGATGGTTCTTGAATAGCCATGATCAAGACGCATGCCGTATCTCCGGGGAGACCGTATATATGAAAAAAATCAGCTTTGCCAGTGATAATTATGCCGGGATCCATCCCGACATTCTAAGGGCAATTTCAGATGCAAACCGGCATCATGCACCGGCTTATGGGTCTGACGAATATACCGCGAGCGCCATTGAAACCTTCAGGGAGCATTTTGGCGCGGATGTCGAGGTGCATTTTGTATTTAATGGTACCGGGGCAAATGTAACGGCACTGGCTGCCATGAATGCAAGTTATCAGGCAGTGATTTGCTCTGACAAGGCACATATACAGGTTGATGAATGCGGCGCGCCAGAAAAATTCACCGGATCCAAATTACTCCTGGTGCCAACATCGAATGGTAAAATTACTGTGGATGGAATACGCAGGCAATGGCGCCGATTGGGAGATCAGCATTATGTGCAATCACATATCATTTCCATCAGCCAAACGACGGAACTGGGCACGGTTTATACTCCTGATGAAATCAGGGATATAGCAGATTTTGCGCACTCCCATCAGATGTATCTTCATATGGATGGAGCACGCCTCAGCAATGCTGCTGTTTTTCTGGGTCTGGATTTGAAATCCATTACAAGAGACGCAGGGGTGGACGTGCTTTCTTTCGGCGGGACAAAAAATGGCATGATGATAGGGGAAGCGGTCGTATTATTTAATCGTGCCATCAACGGAAATTTCATGTACATCCGTAAACAAAGCATGCAGCTGGCATCAAAAATGCGCTTTATCTCCGCGCAGTTTCAGGCGCTGCTGACCAACCAGCTATGGCAGAAAAACGCAGCGCACGCGAATGACATGGCGTTGCTGCTGGCGGAAAAATTATCCGAATTTTCTGATATCAAGGTTACACAATCCGTCCAGGGAAATGCCATATTTGCCATCATGCCTGAAGTACTGATCACTGAGTTACAGAAAAAATATCATTTTTATGTGTGGGATGAAGACAGGTACGAGGTGCGCCTCATGACATCGTTTGACACGGAAGCAGCTGACATCGAGGCATTTGTGCGGGATATACGGGAATTACGCACCGCATAACGGGTGTCAGGCAAACAGTTGATATCGCATGAGCTTGATAATGTGGCGTAAATAATCAAATGAAATTTTCATATTCAGCTTGCTCTTGCCGTGGCTGCGTTGCGAAAAATGAATGGGAATTTCACGAATATTTTTACACCGGCATTTGATCATTAATTCCAGCCCGACTTTCCAGCCAATCGGCTCCAGAGGATCGCCCGACAGGAACAGGTCTTTCCTGAAAGCTAAAAATCCGGATAGCGGATCTTTTACAGGCGCCGTAAGCAGCATTCTTGCTATCAGTGCCGCGGTGCGGGATGTGATTTTCCGAATGAAGGGCCAGTTATGATCACTGCTGCCGCCTGGTATATATCGTGAGCCTATTACCATGTCCGTGCCGGTGTCAGCCAGCATTTCGAGCATGGCGGGTATGGATTCGGGCGGATGGCTTAAGTCCGCATCCATAGTGACGATGAGAGGATGCCGCGCATTTCGAAAGCCGCATATCACAGACTGGCTCAAGTCTCTTTTTTCAGTACGGACAATCAGCTGAAGCCATGGATAAGCGAATGCAAGATGGTGGACGACATTGGCAATGCCATCCTGGCTGTTGTCATCAATCAATAAGACTTCAAATTGTCGGCCGCCAAAATCAACATTGGCGATGCGCTGTGCCAGATCGGGGATATTCCTGGCTTCACAATAAGTAGGAATGATAATGGAAAAGCTGGTATCCCGATTGTTATCCATACGAATGATCCTGGTAAAAATGAAAAATGGCTGGCATATTTAGGCTGGTGCAAATTTTAGTAATTCCCGGCCGTACAGCGTTAATCAACGATCACTTTATTCGATCTGACTGGTGATTACAATATTTGCCAGGATGCGGGCGGATTCAAACGGGCGCTTCGTCAAAAAGTGATAGAAAAGTTGCCTAAGATCAGGTTAAATGTCAGCTATTCGAGCCGTGCAACAGTTGCGGCGCCGAAAACCGCACGACCGGGACCAAGGCGCTGGCAGAGCGTATTGTTTAAAAAGCTTTGCTAGGTTTGGGCAAAAAACAGGATTAACTCAGAATGGAATTTATCAAAAAAACAATCTTGCGGTTACCCATATTCAGGCCATTCATTCAGATAATTTTTTTACTTTCACTGGTACTGGTTGTTAATCATTCCGTTATCGCATTTAACCTGATGTACCCTGAGCAGCCGACAATTTACCT
Protein-coding sequences here:
- a CDS encoding nuclear transport factor 2 family protein, with translation MPWAHLREVIKKYISAYNHFDIDGMMECFADECVFAAISGGSCSISCQGKSQVRELAAQSAMYFLDRKQQVKNWILSDNQAAIEIQYRATLKKDLPNGLKAGEELNLLGVSVFRFENDKIIELRDYN
- a CDS encoding serine hydrolase, with the protein product MRKMIKTISTILLSTISFGVMAENAPDQPDEWVQKTITSFMSRNHIPGVAVELYTDGKLNEYYFGYADRDKKEPVTRKTIFEIGSVSKIMASLLLAQEVDWAKMSFNDPVTKYIKDLPESYKKIKLQDLATHTSGLPFDLPAAVSTPDELKQYLDTYTPDSDPGEEWIYSNVGIGLLGNALEKSTERDFDDLYRRHILNPLKMVTGISVPKTLAKYYATGYDKNGDAAPHMTAGLFPAAAAVKASAADMQRFLSAAIGLPGTPPRVFYPMRMTQSVYVKMGGDYQGLGWQIHKIEDEDVAGLLKVSDAKDFGPIDVQEIYSRPPYNGDALIDKTGATNGFRAYIAVIPNKKSGIVILTNKYVPNSAIVKTAREILFKSTKLMS
- a CDS encoding queuosine precursor transporter, whose protein sequence is MKNLNIQSNNLWLLTLSYSTIIVIANWFDARLIKIVNLVTDAGTLIFPLTFLLSDLITEVYGYKYARRAIWCGFLFNGLFIVYGQIVIHLPGPDYPNNNALFDAVMTMNTRVLLASAISYICAEPLNSIIMAKLKLRWQGRAMGARFIASTVAASGLDSWIFGIIAFYGMIQIEHLLSLILTMWLIKVMVEITGLPISVSLAAALKRVEKLDVYDLHTKFGIFSLDTHYTSGENRYLKAPGKTD
- a CDS encoding homoserine O-acetyltransferase/O-succinyltransferase family protein; translation: MHIHYIIHAPFEKLGTIESWINKNQFSVSGTHVYRGEDLPAVEDFDFLIIMGGPQSALMLEKFPYLQAEVDLIQSAIAANKAILGICLGAQLLGIALGAKAEPSPHREIGVYPVEATPEASSDPLFKQFPGQFDVMHWHSDMPGLPDKAVLLAKSAGCPRQAFRYGDRVYGFQFHLELTPENIKEMVRHCQNELSPGKYVQKSEELIRSDLSGINLKMHKALDHLADCMQAGKSVR
- a CDS encoding bifunctional GrpB family protein/GNAT family N-acetyltransferase, translated to MSPRIVELIPYQQAWSSLYLTESGLLRQTLSSRLRSVYHIGSTAIPGMAAKPVIDILVEYACLDDMHAIEQALAALGYDCLRKNIVPHTSFFTSKQNEAVRYHLHLFPEGDPQVKRHVAFRDYLIRHPQEYDRYQRLKQQLAARYRDNIHEYVKNKSQTIQDIDSKAKRWIEQRIRFLPPDPRALIKEWTQDKILLAMEANLNVHMTHFSQYMKTVQLIRVPDFTIVNSGLQDDTFNYVVRADFSARDACSKIREVNSYFDHGSLPFTWWVSPHDQPRDLACYLERSGYQNTENNPAMWLDLESWHGDLSGQRLRPPAELSIVRALDQQTLLDFARVLNASPSAFDQYYIWLAEVISAEDPIEYYVGYVDNKPVVRGLACYYAGVAGLYWLSVPVAYRRRGYGTAMQQFRLMRAKEMGYRMAVLQASQEGFPLYKRLGYKECGLFREYKLK
- a CDS encoding queuosine precursor transporter, encoding MNQYRFISCNPDSFHAGVITARIQAVKEGMITELPVRELYHPDWLRLFSPADASRIAALHAAEQTQDIELLTRLHHIKPAVKDSVILVGTLFTAFLILSNLAAFKLVSVGHFTFPAGLVFFPVTYLFDDILTEVYGFKISRRIIWSALFANLIVLLGAWLTTYLPPSPDWHDQAAYALIYQATPRIFIASTVAYFFGEFSNSILLAKLKILMSGRHLWLRALASTSVGVGIDTILFTHIAFFSLIPYSAVWDIIFTMYLAKVIYEACAIPLTYKMANYLKRKDNVDYYDVGTRFNPFSLAL